A stretch of DNA from Methylomicrobium lacus LW14:
ATCGGTAGCCCGAGCGGATGGGCCAGTTGTTCGACGGTAACGGGGCCCAGTCCTTCGAGGCGGCTGCGGACCAGATCGCGCAAGATGTCCTCTTCGGTTAGCTCCCGATCAAGCGGTACCGCCGGGATGTCCGGCGCCAGATCGGCCTTCGGAAACAGCGCCTGCAATTCGGACAGGCGTTCGGCCGCGACCCAAAGCCTTTGCCTCTGCGGCAGATTCATCACGGTCGCGCGCCGGCTTTGCTGCAAGGCCGCGAACAGTTCGGGCCAATCGTTTTGCAAGCCTTCTTGTTCGGTCATGAAGCCGAGGATGTTCAAGGCATCGTGCAGTTCGTCCGGATCGCGCGCTTCCGGCCAGGCTTCGCTCCGCACGCCGGCTATCGCCTCCGGGTTGAGCCGGCCGATCTCGGCCGCATCCTCGGGGCTGCCGAAGCGGCGCTGCTGGATCGCCAAGGTGCGGCGCTCTTCGGCCGGCGCGTCGTCGAGAAAGGCATAAGGGCGGGCATTGATGATTTCCAGTGCCAGCGGCGAAGGCGAGGTCAGGTCGCGGGCGATGATCTGAATCGCGCCGCTTTCGATGCCTTGCAGCAAGGCCTCCAGGCCGTCGATGTCCATCAGTTCGTGCAGGCAGTCCCACAGGGTTTGATCGACCAAGGGGTGATCGGGAATCTCGCGCTCGCCGGCGATATTCTCGAAACAGGCGAGCTGGTCCGGAAAGATCACCGCGATCAAATCTTCCGCGTCGTTGCGCTGGAACGGCGCCGGCACTTTCTTGCCGCCGCGGTTGCGCGGCACGGCGAGTGCGGTATTGGCGACCCAGCGCCAGCGCGTCGGGAACATCGGTGCGGCCATCAGCGCCTGGATTAGCACGTCCTTGACCGAGGCGGCCTTCAGATAACCGGCCGGCTCGATTAAGGGAAAACTGTGCGTCGGCCCGAGAGACAGCACGATATTGTCCTCGGTCGCGGCCGCCTGCAGTTCGAAATTGAAGCGTCGGCAAAAACGTTTCCTGAGCGCGAGGCCCCAGGCCTTGTTGACCCGAGAGCCGTAGCGCGAATGCACCACGAAATGCATGTCGCCGGTCTCGTCGAAAAAGCGTTCGAAGATGATGGTCTTGAACGACGGCAGCACGGTCAGCGCGGCTTTCGCGGTCGCAAGATAATGCTGCAGCTGTTCGGCGGCGGCCGTGGGCAGGCCGAGGCGATTGAAAATAAAGTCGTGCGCGGCATCGCCGCCTTGTTCGAGCAGTTGGTCGATCGTTTCGGACAAATCGGACACCGCCTCGGACAGTTCGCGACTGCGCCCCGGCGCTTCGCCGAACCAGAACGGAATGTTCGGCGGCTGGCCGTGCGCGTCCTCGACATAGACCTTGCCTTGCTCGATCGTCAGCATCCGGTAGGAATTGTTGCCGAGCTGGAAGATGTCGCCCGGAATACTTTCGAACGCGAAATCCTCGTTCAGGGTGCCGACGAAAAGCCCTTCCGGCTGCATGATCACATCGTAATCGAACTGATCCGGAATCGCGCCGCCGTTCATGATCGCGGTCAGCCGCGCGCCCTTGCGCGGCCGCAGCATGCCGTGCACGACATCGCGGTGCAGATAGGCGCCGCGCCGGCCGCGCCTTGTGTGGTAGCCGTCCGCGAGCATCTTGACGACTGCGGTGTATTGATCGGTAGTTAGCGTCCGGTACGGCCAGGCTTTGCGCAGGGCGTCGTACAGATCGCGCTCCGGCCATTCGCGGCAGGCGACTTCGGCGACGATTTGCTGGGCGAGCACATCGAGCGGGTGATCGGGGATAATAATCGTGTCGAGCTGATCGCTCGCGACCGCATGCAAAAGCGCGGTGCACTCGACCAGATCGTCGCGCGAGAGCGGAAACAGGCGGCCTTTCGGAATCGCGCCGAGCCTATGCCCGGAACGGCCGACCCTTTGCAGGAACGCCGCGATGCCGTGCGGCGAGCCGAGCTGGCAGACCAGGTCCACATCGCCGATGTCGATGCCGAGTTCGAGCGAGGCGGTCGCGACCAGCGCCTTCAGGCTGCCTTGCTTGAGCCGGGTTTCCGCATCGAGTCGGTGTTCCTTAGCCAGACTGCCGTGGTGCGCGGTCACGAATTCTTCGCCGAGACGCTCGGCCAAAGCGGCCGAGGCGCGTTCGGCCAGACGCCGGGTATTCACGAAAATCAGCGTGGTGTGATGATCGTTGATCAGTTCGACGAGGCGGTCGTAGATTTCGCTCCAGACCTCGGCCGCCATCACCGCTTCGAGCGGCGAACCGGTCACCTCGATCTTTAAATCGCGCTGCCGGACATGGCCGGTGTCGATGATCGTGCAGTTGTCGCCCCGGTCGCCGGTCAGGAAGCGCGCGATCGTGGTCAAAGGCTTTTGTGTCGCGGACAAACCGATACGCACCGGCGGCTTCTCGGTCAACTGCGTCAGCCGTTCCAGCGACAGCATCAGGTGCGCGCCGCGCTTGTTGCCGGCCAAGGCATGAATTTCGTCGACGATCACGCTGTGCACCGTTTTCAGCATCTCGCGGCCCGATTCGGAGGTCAAGAGGATGTACAGCGACTCCGGCGTGGTGACCAGAATATGCGGCGGGGTGCGTTTCATCTGGGTGCGCTCGGCCTGTGGGGTATCGCCGGTGCGGGTCTGGGCGCGGATCACGACGCCGGGCAGGGCGGCTTCGAGCAGCGCCATGCCGATGCCGGACAACGGCAGTTCGAGATTCTTGTGGATGTCGTTCGACAGCGCTTTCAGCGGGGAAATATACAATACCAGGGTCTGATCGGGCAGAAAGCCCTCGACGCCTTGTTTGACCAGTTGATCGATCACCGCGAGAAAAGCCGCCAGCGTTTTGCCGGAACCGGTTGGTGCGGCGATCAGCGTCGCCTGGCCTGCCTGGATCGCCGGCCAGGCCTGAGTTTGAACGTCCGTCGGTGCCTGGAATTGGTCTAAAAACCAACGCGCAACGACAGGATGGAAGGCGTGTAGCATGCGTGTCATGGCGTTAGCTGCCTGACATTAGGGAATTGGGTGGAAAAAACTCCGGCGTACCCGTAGGGCATAAATGGGTTTGCACAGCTTCTGCGCTGTGTGACGCTGCAGCGCCACCGGCTGCATTCCCACGCCGGGGCGTGGGAACGATGCAATCGAAGGCGTCGCCTTCGATTTCGGTGCCTGCTTTGTCGACCGTTGTTAGCCTTTTGAAGCGCGTTTGCGCTCGTGTTCCAAGAGCAGCCTCTTGCGCAAACGGATCGATTTCGGCGTGACTTCGACCAGTTCGTCCTCGTCGATGAATTCGAGCGCTTGTTCCAGTGTCATCTTCTGAATCGGCGTCAGAATCAGGTTTTCGTCGGTGCCGGCTGCGCGGATGTTGGTCAACTGTTTGGCCTTGCAAGGGTTCACGGTCAGATCGTTCGCACGCGAATGGATGCCGACCAACATGCCTTCATAGACTTCATCGGCATGCACCAGAAACAACTCGCCGCGTTCCTGCAATGCGAACAGCGCATAGGCCAGCGCCTTACCTTGCGTCATCGACACCAGCACGCCGCGTTTTCTGACGCCCAGTTCGCCTTTTTTCATCGGGCCGTAATGATCGAAGACATGATAGAACAGGCCGGAACCGGAAGTCGAGGTCATGAATTCGGTCTGGAAGCCGATCAGGCCGCGCGACGGCACCATGTATTCCAGACGCACCCGGCCTTTGCCGTCCGGCACCATGTTCAACAGATCGCCCTTGCGCTCGCCGAGTTTTTCCATCACCGTGCCCTGGTGAATTTCCTCGACTTCGATCGTGACCATTTCGAACGGTTCGTGCTTTTCGCCGTCGACTTCCTTCAGGATCACTTCCGGACGCGAAACGCCGAGTTCGAAGCCTTCCCGGCGCATGTTTTCGATCAGGACCGACAAATGCAATTCGCCGCGGCCCGAAACCTTGAATTTGTCCGGGTCGCCGGTGTCTTCGACGCGCAGAGCGACGTTATGCTGCAATTCCTTTTCCAGGCGTTCGCGGATTTGCCGCGAAGTCAGGAATTTGCCTTCCTTGCCAGCAAACGGCGAATTATTGACCTGGAAGGTCATCGTAACGGTCGGTTCGTCGACGGTCAGAGGCGTCATCGCTTCGACCGCATCGGGATGGCAAAGCGTATCCGAAATTTCGAGTTTTTCGATCCCGGTGAACGCGATGATGTCGCCGGCGTTCGCTTCCGGCACTTCGACCCGCTCTAGTCCGTTAAAACCGAAGACCTGCAAAATGCGTCCCTTGCGCTCCACGCCTTCGCGGCTGACGATGGTCAGTTGCATGTTGGTCTTGACCGTACCGCGCTGAATCCGACCGATGCCGATCACGCCGACATAGGTGTTGTAGTCGAGGCTCGATACCTGCATCTGGAATGGCCCGTCCCGATCGACCGCCGGCGGGCTGACATGTTTGACGATCGTTTCGAACAAAGGCGTCATGTCGCCGCCGGTGACCGACGATTCCAGGCCGGCAAAACCGTTCAAGGCCGAGGCATAAACGATAGGAAAATCCAGCTGTTCGTCGGTCGCGCCGAGGCGGTCGAACAGATCGAAAGTTTGATCGACGACCCAGTCCGGGCGCGCGCCGGGGCGGTCGATCTTGTTGATCACGACGATCGGTTTCAGGCCCAAAGCAAAGGCTTTCTGGGTTACAAAGCGAGTCTGCGGCATCGGTCCGTCCACCGCGTCGACCAGCAACAATACCGAGTCGACCATCGACAGCACCCGCTCGACCTCGCCGCCGAAATCGGCGTGGCCCGGGGTGTCGACGATATTGATATGATAACCGTTCCAGTCCAGCGCGGTGTTCTTCGCCAGGATCGTGATGCCGCGTTCTTTTTCGAGGTCGTTCGAGTCCATGACTCGCTCGGTGACTTTCGTGTGCGCGGCAAACGTGCCGGATTGTTGCAGTAACTTATCGACCAGCGTAGTTTTGCCGTGGTCAACGTGCGCGATGATCGCGACGTTTCTTAACTTATTGATATCCATTGATTAAACTTGAATGGGTTAGCGAATGATTGAAATGAGGCACATCCGGTGTCCACATTGCAAAAAGAGATTTCGTGATTAAATGACGTATAAGGTGGGGAATTATACACAAAAGATGCGTCGGTGTTTTTATCATTCAACGATTTACTGAAAAAATCAGGGTTACGGTTTCGCGCGCTAAGCCGTTATGGCCGAACGCTCCACCGAAATTATGCGAAAAAAATCAGAAAAAGAAAAACCCTCGACCGGAAAGTTCCGGTCGAGGGAAGGTTTGGTTGGCTCCGACGATGGCGGATTGCCTAGCGGCGAATCCGCCTTAGTGTGCCCGGCATGGGCTAAAACTTGTTATCTGAAATGAGATAACCGGAAGTAGTAACGACAACCGTAGCGAAACGCAAAGGGGAAGCCGTGAGGCCAGCCTGAAAGAAGCGCGTAGCAAAAGCACGACCGTAGGAACACGAACAAGCAGTGAGGCCGGGTGCGGGCGATGAGTGTGGTAGGGAACACGAAATCCAACCGTTACCGAAAGACGCATCAGGTAGAGCTTGGCGGCACGGGCGAAAAGTTTTAGCACCTTACCCGGGGAGGTCTCCCGTATGAGAGTTTGGGAGAAGTCAGCAGAGGCCGTAGTAGCGAAGAAGGCTTGGAAACAAGTTGGAGCGAAGGGCCGAAGGAATCGAGATACGACGGCAAGGCTCTCAAACGAAGCGAGTAGTCATTTGAAATCGAAAGGAGCGGCAACTGCGGTCGCTTCCCGACGAGTGGTGATTGGATACGCCTGGTGGATACGGGTCGAAGCCAAGGCTGCAAATGGCAAGCTGAGTGTTGGGGCGTCCGAACGTAAGCTGTATCGACAGGGAGCAAAACCCTGAACGGTGAAAACCGTTGATTCCAACCGCCGGATGCGGAAAACCGCACGTCCGGTGGTGTGGGAGGGGTAACGGGCGCAATCCCGTTACCTCCGCCCAATCAGTTGATCCGCCGTACGGCCGTATTCGTTCGTAGATTACTTTAACTTGAATAATGCAGAGATGTGTGAACTATCATCGGTCTTCATAGTA
This window harbors:
- a CDS encoding DEAD/DEAH box helicase, which codes for MTRMLHAFHPVVARWFLDQFQAPTDVQTQAWPAIQAGQATLIAAPTGSGKTLAAFLAVIDQLVKQGVEGFLPDQTLVLYISPLKALSNDIHKNLELPLSGIGMALLEAALPGVVIRAQTRTGDTPQAERTQMKRTPPHILVTTPESLYILLTSESGREMLKTVHSVIVDEIHALAGNKRGAHLMLSLERLTQLTEKPPVRIGLSATQKPLTTIARFLTGDRGDNCTIIDTGHVRQRDLKIEVTGSPLEAVMAAEVWSEIYDRLVELINDHHTTLIFVNTRRLAERASAALAERLGEEFVTAHHGSLAKEHRLDAETRLKQGSLKALVATASLELGIDIGDVDLVCQLGSPHGIAAFLQRVGRSGHRLGAIPKGRLFPLSRDDLVECTALLHAVASDQLDTIIIPDHPLDVLAQQIVAEVACREWPERDLYDALRKAWPYRTLTTDQYTAVVKMLADGYHTRRGRRGAYLHRDVVHGMLRPRKGARLTAIMNGGAIPDQFDYDVIMQPEGLFVGTLNEDFAFESIPGDIFQLGNNSYRMLTIEQGKVYVEDAHGQPPNIPFWFGEAPGRSRELSEAVSDLSETIDQLLEQGGDAAHDFIFNRLGLPTAAAEQLQHYLATAKAALTVLPSFKTIIFERFFDETGDMHFVVHSRYGSRVNKAWGLALRKRFCRRFNFELQAAATEDNIVLSLGPTHSFPLIEPAGYLKAASVKDVLIQALMAAPMFPTRWRWVANTALAVPRNRGGKKVPAPFQRNDAEDLIAVIFPDQLACFENIAGEREIPDHPLVDQTLWDCLHELMDIDGLEALLQGIESGAIQIIARDLTSPSPLALEIINARPYAFLDDAPAEERRTLAIQQRRFGSPEDAAEIGRLNPEAIAGVRSEAWPEARDPDELHDALNILGFMTEQEGLQNDWPELFAALQQSRRATVMNLPQRQRLWVAAERLSELQALFPKADLAPDIPAVPLDRELTEEDILRDLVRSRLEGLGPVTVEQLAHPLGLPIAPIDQALTALEQQGVVLQGRFTPGAATTEWCERGLLARIHRYTLKQLRKEIEPVAPSVYMRFLFHWHGLNEPGSGEAALAKTLQQLEGCNLPAFGWEHDILTRRIKPYFASELDQLCTSGKFIWLRLKALGDSSPKAAGKNTPVALVAREHLDSWRAFAALPDIEALELSGNALKVHAKIKEWGASFFQELVSETGLLKTQLEEALGELAAAGLITSDSFQGLRTLVTPQKILHRRGKRYPIYDPFAAAGRWSLLRPLRAPKAENFPAVEHIARVLLKRYGVVFRKVLEREENLPSWRELLYVYRRLEARGELRGGRFVQGFAGEQFALPEAVGLLRDMRKPPLIPELTVINAADPLNLTGIITPGDRIPSLHSQRLVYRDGVPVAHGTGKNVHTLQPFDAEHQWQLQWALLNK
- the typA gene encoding translational GTPase TypA; translated protein: MDINKLRNVAIIAHVDHGKTTLVDKLLQQSGTFAAHTKVTERVMDSNDLEKERGITILAKNTALDWNGYHINIVDTPGHADFGGEVERVLSMVDSVLLLVDAVDGPMPQTRFVTQKAFALGLKPIVVINKIDRPGARPDWVVDQTFDLFDRLGATDEQLDFPIVYASALNGFAGLESSVTGGDMTPLFETIVKHVSPPAVDRDGPFQMQVSSLDYNTYVGVIGIGRIQRGTVKTNMQLTIVSREGVERKGRILQVFGFNGLERVEVPEANAGDIIAFTGIEKLEISDTLCHPDAVEAMTPLTVDEPTVTMTFQVNNSPFAGKEGKFLTSRQIRERLEKELQHNVALRVEDTGDPDKFKVSGRGELHLSVLIENMRREGFELGVSRPEVILKEVDGEKHEPFEMVTIEVEEIHQGTVMEKLGERKGDLLNMVPDGKGRVRLEYMVPSRGLIGFQTEFMTSTSGSGLFYHVFDHYGPMKKGELGVRKRGVLVSMTQGKALAYALFALQERGELFLVHADEVYEGMLVGIHSRANDLTVNPCKAKQLTNIRAAGTDENLILTPIQKMTLEQALEFIDEDELVEVTPKSIRLRKRLLLEHERKRASKG